The following are encoded together in the Poseidonibacter lekithochrous genome:
- a CDS encoding transglycosylase domain-containing protein — protein sequence MIKYIFAFFVILGLSALGWLYNLYDGIKHDVDKIVNYNPKQSTQFFDNKGRLIANTFKGENREYVKYDDIPAKIIEGLVAIEDTQYFEHHGINPDAISRAIIKDIKAGGFVEGASTLTQQLVKMIVLTREKKLIRKVKEALLAIRLETILTKEEILERYLNHVYFGHGYYGIRTAARGYFNKDLYELSLKEMAILVGLPRAPSFYDPTKNLKISLARANQVVTRLNTLGWISKDQYNNAIKDIPTIYNQTLTKNKAPFIIDYAIKLLKKDIPDITYGGYKIKLTIDLDAQNIAKEALKSSYEAALKRDLYFRGLLKTPDDDSFIKELNGALVSIDSKTGKILALVGGIDYTKSMFNRAVQSKRQPGSSIKPFLYQTALNEGLNPASTLVDISRTYDYKDNEGEEKKWQPRNYGGNFKGFISLRNSLIQSRNLSTVNLVTDTGISVMYQGLESYGFKDMPHDLSITLGSMSASPLELSEYYSPFANNGIQVKPYLVEQITNTEGESVTFEPQTKVINTPEQSYLITSILNDTVNRGTGRKARVKGLALAGKTGTTNNNVDAWFCGYSPSIQTIVWFGNDNNKPMRKSETGGGIAAPAFAYYYKKYLELHPEIQREFVKPQNVYESKIKGRTEYYTETSPLPEIEIEIQPENPDEEAMEF from the coding sequence ATGATTAAATACATTTTTGCTTTCTTTGTAATACTTGGACTATCTGCACTTGGATGGCTTTACAATTTATATGATGGTATTAAACATGATGTTGATAAAATTGTAAACTATAATCCAAAGCAAAGTACTCAATTTTTTGATAATAAAGGCAGATTAATTGCTAATACATTCAAGGGTGAAAATAGAGAGTATGTAAAATATGATGATATTCCAGCAAAAATCATTGAAGGTTTAGTTGCCATTGAAGATACGCAGTATTTTGAGCATCATGGAATAAATCCAGATGCCATATCAAGAGCTATTATAAAAGATATAAAAGCTGGTGGTTTTGTGGAGGGTGCTAGTACTTTAACTCAACAATTGGTTAAAATGATTGTATTAACAAGAGAAAAAAAATTAATCAGAAAAGTTAAAGAAGCCCTACTTGCAATTAGACTAGAAACTATTCTTACAAAAGAAGAAATTCTTGAGAGATATTTAAATCATGTGTATTTTGGTCATGGTTATTATGGTATTAGAACAGCGGCTAGAGGATATTTTAATAAAGATTTATATGAATTATCATTAAAAGAAATGGCAATATTAGTTGGACTTCCTAGAGCTCCTAGTTTTTATGACCCAACTAAAAATCTAAAAATTTCATTAGCAAGAGCAAATCAAGTTGTAACAAGACTAAATACATTGGGATGGATTAGCAAAGATCAATATAATAATGCAATAAAAGACATTCCTACGATATATAACCAAACACTTACAAAAAATAAAGCTCCATTTATTATTGATTATGCAATTAAATTATTAAAGAAAGATATTCCAGATATTACATATGGTGGATACAAAATTAAATTAACTATTGATTTAGATGCACAAAATATTGCTAAAGAAGCTTTAAAAAGTTCATATGAAGCAGCACTAAAACGTGATTTATACTTTAGAGGTTTATTAAAAACACCAGATGATGATTCATTTATCAAAGAGTTAAATGGAGCGTTAGTTTCAATAGATAGTAAAACGGGAAAAATCTTAGCTTTAGTTGGTGGAATTGATTACACGAAATCAATGTTTAATAGAGCAGTTCAATCAAAAAGACAACCTGGATCTTCTATTAAACCGTTTTTATATCAAACAGCTTTAAATGAAGGATTAAATCCAGCATCTACTTTAGTTGATATTTCAAGAACTTATGATTATAAAGATAATGAAGGGGAAGAGAAAAAATGGCAACCAAGAAACTATGGTGGAAACTTTAAAGGTTTTATTAGTTTAAGAAACTCTCTTATTCAATCTAGAAACTTATCAACTGTAAACTTAGTAACAGATACGGGTATTTCAGTTATGTATCAAGGTTTAGAATCTTATGGCTTCAAAGATATGCCACATGATTTATCAATAACTCTTGGTTCAATGTCAGCTTCTCCTTTAGAATTAAGTGAATACTATAGTCCCTTTGCAAATAATGGAATACAAGTTAAACCGTATTTAGTAGAGCAAATTACAAATACAGAAGGTGAAAGTGTAACCTTTGAACCTCAAACAAAAGTAATTAATACTCCTGAACAAAGTTACTTAATTACATCAATATTAAATGATACTGTAAATAGAGGAACGGGAAGAAAAGCAAGAGTTAAAGGCTTAGCACTTGCTGGAAAAACAGGAACAACAAACAACAATGTTGATGCATGGTTCTGTGGTTATTCACCTTCAATTCAAACAATTGTATGGTTTGGAAACGATAATAATAAACCAATGAGAAAAAGTGAAACTGGTGGAGGAATAGCAGCACCTGCTTTTGCCTATTACTATAAAAAGTATTTAGAGCTTCACCCTGAAATACAAAGAGAATTTGTTAAACCCCAAAATGTTTATGAATCAAAAATTAAAGGTAGAACTGAATATTATACAGAAACATCTCCTCTACCAGAAATAGAAATAGAAATTCAACCAGAAAATCCAGATGAAGAAGCTATGGAATTTTAA